The proteins below are encoded in one region of Mycobacterium pseudokansasii:
- the ndk gene encoding nucleoside-diphosphate kinase → MTERTLVLIKPDGVQRQLIGEIIGRIERKGLTIAALELRTVTDELAGRHYAEHEDKPFFGSLLEFITSGPVVAAIVEGPRAVAAFRQLAGGTDPVDTATPGTIRGDFGLETQFNLVHGSDSAESAQREIALWFPGA, encoded by the coding sequence GTGACTGAACGGACCCTCGTGCTGATCAAGCCGGACGGTGTGCAACGCCAACTGATCGGCGAGATCATCGGCCGCATCGAGCGCAAAGGCCTGACCATCGCGGCGCTGGAGCTCAGGACCGTCACCGACGAGCTGGCCGGCCGTCATTACGCCGAACACGAAGACAAGCCGTTCTTCGGGTCGTTGCTCGAGTTCATCACGTCGGGTCCGGTGGTGGCGGCCATCGTAGAAGGGCCGCGAGCGGTCGCAGCGTTTCGCCAGCTCGCCGGCGGCACCGACCCGGTGGACACGGCCACGCCCGGCACCATCCGCGGCGACTTCGGCCTGGAAACCCAGTTCAACCTGGTGCACGGCTCCGATTCGGCCGAGTCGGCGCAGCGCGAGATCGCGCTCTGGTTTCCCGGCG